The nucleotide sequence ATTGCCACCGCCGCCAAGCAGATCATGGTCGACGGCATGGCGGTGACCATCGGTGCCGGCCAGGAACACATCAGCCTGGTGCAGAACAAGAACATGGAGTGGGCGATGGCCGAGCGCGACGAGCTGGTCACCCGCCACGCCGCGCACGCCTATATGCCGATGCTGCAGACCGCCGAGCTGGTCGCCGCGCGCTACGGCATCAGCCGTGAAGCGCAGGATGCCTACTCGCTGCAGTCGCAGCTGCGCACCGCCGCCGCCCAGCGCGACGGGCTGTTCGAGGGCGAAATCGTGCCGGTTACCGCCACCAAGCAGGTGGTCGACAAGGCCAGTGGCGCGGTCAGCTTCGAAGAAGTCACCCTCAGCCTCGACGAAGGCAACCGTCCGCAGACCGTGCTCGGCGACCTCAGCAAGCTCAAGCCGGTGATCGACGGTGGCTGCATCACCGCCGGCAACGCCAGCCAGCTGTCCGACGGCGCCAGCGCCTGCGTGCTGATGGATGGCCGCCTGGCCTCGCAGCGCAACCTGCAACCACTGGGCCTGTATCGCGGCATCGCCATGGCCGGTCTGGCCCCGGAAGAGATGGGCATCGGCCCGGTACTGGCGGTGCCCAAGCTGCTCAAGCAGCACGGCCTGAGCGTCGACGACATCGGCCTGTGGGAACTCAACGAAGCCTTCGCCTGCCAGGTGCTGTACTGCGCCGAGAAACTCGGTATCGACCCGGCCAAGCTCAACGTCAACGGCGGCGCCATCGCCATCGGCCACCCCTACGGCATGAGCGGCGCGCGGATGGTCGGCCACGCCCTGCTGGAAGGTAAGCGCCGCGGCGTGAAGTACGTGGTGATCACCATGTGCGTCGGCGGCGGCATGGGTGCTGCCGGCCTGTTCGAGGTGTTGTGATGAGTGCTTTCCGTAGCTTCTCCCTGAACGGCAAGGTGGTGCTGGTCACCGGCGCCTCCAGCGGTATCGGTGCGCACCTGGCGCGGGTCGCCGCGCGTGCCGGCGCCCACGTGGTGCTCGCCGCGCGGCGCGGCGAACGCCTCGCCGAAGTGCAGCGCGACATCGAGTTCGAGAACGGCGAAGCGCTCAGCGTGGCCCTCGACGTCACCGACCGCGCCAGCGTCGAGGCGGCGTTCGACGCCGCCGAGGCGCGCTTCGGCGTGGTCGACGTGGTGCTCAACAACGCCGGCATCGGCAACGGTCAGCGCGTGCTGGAAATCAGCGAGGAAGACTGGCGCGCTATGCTGTCGACCAACCTGGATGGCGTCTGGCGCGTCGCCCAGGTTGCCGCCCAGCGCCTGAGCAAAGCCGACCGGCCGGGCAGCATCGTCAACATCGCCTCGATCCTCGGCCTGCGCGTCGGCACCGGTTACAGCCACTACTGCGCGGCCAAGGCCGGCGTGGTGCAGCTGACCAAGTCGCTGGCGCTTGAACTGGCGCGCCACGATATCCGCGTCAACGCCATCGCTCCCGGCTACTTCCAGACCGAGATGAACGACGCGTTCTTCAGCAGCGAAAAGGGCCAGGCCTACATCCGCGACAGCGTGCCGATGGGCCGGCTGGGCAACCTGCACGAGCTGGAAGGCCCGTTCCTGCTGCTCGCCAGCGACGCCGGCGCGTTCATGACCGGCAGTGTGTTGGCCGTTGATGGTGGGCACCTGGTGAGCTCGTTGTAGGGCTTCCCGGCTCAGGGAGGGGCGCAGACGGCTCTCCCCTACGTTTTATGTAACTGCGGTTGGGGTTAATAAATCGCCCCGGCTTGCCTAGGCATGCCCAAGTGTGCCGCGAGTATTTCACCATGAAGGTGAGGACTTACCTGAAGGCGTAATGTGGCTTCTGCGATATTGACCTGGCGTCATGCCGGTCCAGCGTTTGAAGGCGCGCTGAAAGGCGCTTTGTTCGGAGAAGCCAAGTAGACATCCGCTACTACTGGCCCAAGCCGGAACTGCTGGAAACCGCTGGCAGTCACCGGCCGTCATGCCGGCTGAATAATTGAAGCGGATAAAACTCTCAAATGGATCGGAGCACAAATCAATGACCGCACTTGCACGCAACAGCCTGGCAGCAGCCGGCATCTCCTTGCTGCTCAGCGCAGCGGCGCACGCCGACTTCAGCGCCACCCCGGCCGAAGCCCGGGCCATCGCCAAGGAAGCCTACCTGTACGGCTTCCCGGTGGTGGAGATGTACAAGACCCTCTACACCCAGGCAGTGGATAAAGATGGGCCGAACTTCAAGGCCGCGTTCAACCAGATCGGCAACACGGCGAATATCTTCACGCCCAAGGACAGCGCCTTCGTCACCCCCAACTCGGACACGCCCTACTCCTTTATCTGGATGGACCTGCGTGCCGAGCCATTGGTACTGACCCTGCCAGCCATCGAAGAGGGCCGCTACTACTCCACCCAGCTGATCGACCTCTATACGCAGAACTTTGCCTACCTGGGCTCCCGCGCAACAGGCAATAAAGGTGGCAACTTTCTGATCGCCGGACCAGCCTGGCAGGGCGAGAAACCCGCCGGGATCGACGCCGTGCTCCGTAGCGAAAGCGCCATCGCCTACGGCCTGTACC is from Pseudomonas sp. LS44 and encodes:
- a CDS encoding acetyl-CoA C-acyltransferase → MKEAVILSTVRTPIAKAFRGAFNNLKSPSMASYAIRAAVERAGIDAAEIEDLVMGTAMPGGTAGWNLGRMAALASGLPLSVSGQTLDRQCASGLMAIATAAKQIMVDGMAVTIGAGQEHISLVQNKNMEWAMAERDELVTRHAAHAYMPMLQTAELVAARYGISREAQDAYSLQSQLRTAAAQRDGLFEGEIVPVTATKQVVDKASGAVSFEEVTLSLDEGNRPQTVLGDLSKLKPVIDGGCITAGNASQLSDGASACVLMDGRLASQRNLQPLGLYRGIAMAGLAPEEMGIGPVLAVPKLLKQHGLSVDDIGLWELNEAFACQVLYCAEKLGIDPAKLNVNGGAIAIGHPYGMSGARMVGHALLEGKRRGVKYVVITMCVGGGMGAAGLFEVL
- a CDS encoding SDR family NAD(P)-dependent oxidoreductase, translated to MSAFRSFSLNGKVVLVTGASSGIGAHLARVAARAGAHVVLAARRGERLAEVQRDIEFENGEALSVALDVTDRASVEAAFDAAEARFGVVDVVLNNAGIGNGQRVLEISEEDWRAMLSTNLDGVWRVAQVAAQRLSKADRPGSIVNIASILGLRVGTGYSHYCAAKAGVVQLTKSLALELARHDIRVNAIAPGYFQTEMNDAFFSSEKGQAYIRDSVPMGRLGNLHELEGPFLLLASDAGAFMTGSVLAVDGGHLVSSL